In the Candidatus Woesearchaeota archaeon genome, one interval contains:
- the radA gene encoding DNA repair and recombination protein RadA, giving the protein MESESNNEVKEKEFTLYDLPGVGAATAEKLKESGYDTVMSIAIASPGKLTDDVGVSEGVARKMINAARDSLSMGFVSGDEILKKRANVVKIPTSSAMFDELMGGGFETSAITEVFSEFGGGKTQIGHILSVNIIKQLPDAYVVYVDTENTFRPERIIQLAKGAGVDPSEVLKRIKVAKAYNSDHQMLLVEKVQDLINNDNLNVKLVVVDSLTSHFRAEFIGRGTLAERQQKLNKHMHTLARLADSNNLCVYVTNQVMSKPDQFFGDPTTAIGGHIVGHASTFRIYLRKGRKGSRVAKLVDSPNLPEGEANFMVVEEGLKDL; this is encoded by the coding sequence ATGGAATCCGAATCAAATAACGAAGTAAAAGAAAAAGAATTTACATTATATGACTTGCCAGGAGTGGGAGCTGCAACTGCTGAAAAACTTAAAGAATCAGGATATGATACTGTGATGTCTATTGCTATAGCATCTCCTGGAAAACTAACTGATGATGTTGGTGTAAGTGAAGGAGTTGCTCGAAAAATGATAAATGCTGCTCGTGATTCTTTAAGCATGGGATTTGTTTCTGGAGATGAGATTTTAAAGAAAAGAGCAAATGTAGTAAAGATTCCTACTAGTAGTGCGATGTTTGATGAATTAATGGGAGGCGGTTTTGAAACATCTGCAATTACTGAAGTTTTTTCAGAATTTGGTGGTGGAAAAACTCAAATTGGTCACATATTATCTGTGAATATTATTAAACAACTTCCTGATGCGTATGTTGTGTATGTAGATACAGAAAATACATTTCGTCCGGAAAGAATTATACAATTAGCAAAGGGCGCAGGAGTTGATCCTTCTGAAGTTTTAAAAAGAATAAAAGTTGCGAAAGCGTATAACTCTGATCATCAAATGTTACTTGTAGAAAAAGTACAAGACTTAATTAATAATGATAATCTTAATGTAAAATTAGTTGTTGTGGATTCGTTAACTTCTCATTTTAGAGCAGAATTTATTGGAAGAGGAACTCTTGCAGAAAGACAGCAGAAATTGAATAAACACATGCATACTCTTGCAAGACTTGCAGATTCAAATAATTTATGTGTTTATGTAACCAATCAAGTTATGTCTAAACCTGATCAATTTTTTGGAGATCCAACTACTGCAATTGGAGGGCATATTGTAGGTCACGCATCTACGTTTAGGATTTATTTAAGAAAAGGTCGTAAAGGTTCGAGAGTTGCAAAACTTGTAGATTCGCCAAATTTGCCTGAAGGGGAAGCTAATTTTATGGTTGTCGAAGAAGGTTTAAAAGACCTTTAA
- a CDS encoding tyrosine--tRNA ligase: MEIEEKIKLIKEVGEEIINEDELRELLQNKEHPIAYDGFEPSGRIHIAQGLLRSINVNKLTKAGIHFKFWVADWFALMNNKMGGDLEKIRTVGEYFIEVWKACGMDLTHVEFLWASENMGQDYWLRVIKIGTLNTVTRITRCSQIMGRNEKDSLSAAQIFYPCMQCSDIFHLDADITQLGMDQRKVNVLAREVAPKLGHKKPVVISHHMLMGLTPPADLGSDVSGADASIAKKMSKSNPDSAIFMTDTFDEIKRKFKKAYCPEGEVKDNPVLEYCKYIIFEKIEEFVIERPEKWGGNMQFNSYADLEAAFVKKELHPMDLKTAAAKYIDSLIDPVRKHFETDEKAKQLLEKVESYIVTR, translated from the coding sequence ATGGAAATTGAAGAAAAAATCAAACTTATCAAAGAAGTTGGAGAAGAAATCATTAATGAAGATGAATTAAGAGAATTACTCCAAAATAAAGAACATCCAATAGCATATGATGGTTTTGAACCTAGCGGGCGAATACATATTGCTCAAGGACTTCTTCGTTCAATAAATGTTAATAAATTAACTAAAGCAGGAATTCATTTTAAATTCTGGGTTGCTGATTGGTTTGCACTTATGAATAATAAAATGGGTGGCGACTTAGAAAAAATTAGAACTGTTGGTGAATATTTCATTGAAGTTTGGAAAGCTTGCGGAATGGATTTAACCCATGTAGAATTTTTATGGGCATCTGAAAATATGGGTCAAGATTATTGGCTAAGAGTAATAAAAATTGGAACATTAAATACTGTTACAAGAATTACTAGATGTTCACAAATTATGGGTCGAAATGAAAAAGATTCATTAAGTGCTGCGCAAATATTTTATCCTTGCATGCAATGTTCTGACATTTTCCATCTAGATGCAGACATAACTCAATTAGGGATGGATCAAAGAAAAGTAAATGTACTTGCTCGCGAAGTAGCACCAAAATTAGGACATAAAAAACCTGTGGTTATATCTCATCATATGTTAATGGGACTTACTCCTCCTGCAGATCTTGGTTCGGACGTGAGTGGCGCTGATGCAAGTATTGCAAAAAAGATGTCGAAATCAAATCCGGATTCTGCAATTTTTATGACTGATACTTTTGATGAAATAAAAAGAAAATTTAAAAAAGCATATTGTCCAGAAGGAGAAGTTAAGGATAATCCAGTATTAGAATATTGTAAATATATTATTTTTGAAAAAATTGAGGAATTTGTTATTGAACGTCCAGAAAAATGGGGGGGAAATATGCAATTTAATTCATATGCTGATTTAGAAGCTGCATTTGTAAAAAAAGAATTACATCCAATGGATTTGAAAACTGCAGCAGCAAAATATATTGATTCATTAATTGATCCAGTAAGAAAACATTTTGAAACTGATGAGAAGGCAAAACAGCTTCTTGAGAAAGTTGAAAGTTATATTGTTACTAGGTAA
- a CDS encoding aminopeptidase P family protein, translated as MKSLKEKINQFQKYLCAEGIKYSLFINMDDDKFDPNFFYLSGFRGYGLLVVGQKGKLKLYVNSMEYLRAKKSYPWVSVVKCSNSLIKQIKKDFKIGKRDKLGVDLSALTCVALNKLKQAVTCEFRDVSTALVCLRKTKTSQEIIKIKKACKITDEIMQSMFWNFKKFKTETDVEAFLVSCAISRGVELSFKPIVMAGKQGMPHFKARNVKLCKGFLVIDFGIRVDGYCSDMTRTIYLGTPLVKEVELYYLILNTQQKSIESVSKGIHFLELHENAASFLGKYSNKFIHGLGHGVGIQIHEAPHVKPKKGIDPKNALGDMLEKGDIITIEPGIYAPGKYSIRIEDTILVTENGCEILTKTGKNLLIIK; from the coding sequence ATGAAATCATTAAAAGAAAAAATAAATCAATTTCAGAAGTATTTATGTGCTGAAGGTATTAAGTATTCTCTGTTTATTAATATGGATGATGACAAATTTGATCCTAATTTTTTTTATTTAAGTGGTTTTAGGGGCTATGGATTATTAGTTGTAGGTCAAAAAGGTAAATTGAAATTATACGTAAATTCGATGGAATATTTGCGTGCAAAGAAATCATATCCTTGGGTTTCGGTTGTTAAATGTTCCAATAGTTTAATTAAACAAATAAAAAAAGATTTTAAAATTGGGAAGCGAGACAAACTAGGAGTTGATTTGAGTGCTTTAACTTGTGTTGCTTTAAATAAATTAAAACAAGCAGTTACTTGTGAGTTTCGAGATGTTTCAACTGCACTAGTTTGTTTAAGAAAAACTAAAACTTCACAAGAAATTATTAAAATTAAAAAAGCATGTAAAATAACAGATGAAATTATGCAATCTATGTTTTGGAATTTTAAAAAATTTAAAACTGAAACTGATGTTGAAGCATTTTTGGTGAGTTGTGCGATTTCTCGAGGAGTAGAATTATCTTTTAAACCAATAGTTATGGCTGGAAAACAAGGGATGCCGCATTTTAAAGCGCGAAATGTTAAACTTTGCAAAGGATTTTTAGTAATTGATTTTGGAATTAGAGTTGATGGCTATTGTTCTGATATGACTAGAACAATTTATTTGGGAACTCCATTAGTTAAGGAAGTTGAACTTTATTATTTAATTTTGAATACGCAACAAAAATCAATTGAATCAGTTTCTAAAGGAATTCATTTTTTAGAACTTCATGAAAATGCAGCATCTTTTTTAGGCAAATATTCAAATAAATTTATTCATGGTTTAGGGCATGGTGTGGGAATACAAATTCATGAAGCACCTCATGTAAAACCAAAAAAAGGAATTGATCCTAAAAATGCTTTAGGTGACATGTTGGAAAAAGGAGACATAATTACCATTGAACCTGGAATTTATGCTCCTGGAAAATATTCAATAAGAATAGAAGATACAATACTAGTTACAGAAAACGGTTGTGAAATTTTAACGAAAACTGGGAAAAACTTATTGATAATCAAATAA
- a CDS encoding aminopeptidase, producing MTDPRIKQFADILVNYSTRIKKNDNVLIIFDSNASPLALECYKLALKNKAIVRLKPNLPNFQHTFLKYAGETALTKTSKVDLLEAKETNKIIRIGGEYNTREFSNISNDTLSKFRKSFFPIKKIWLKNDWVLTKFPTNALAQDAEMSLEEYEDFVFSAVNVDWNKMKVLQKKIKQRLDSAKQVRIIGKNTDISFSIKDRPAVMCYGQCNMPDGEVYVCPLEKTTQGFIEYSFPAIYEGKEVEGIKLEFKDGKVIKATATKNQTLLTKMINIDSGAKYLGEFGIGLNFGITQFTKQILFDEKIGGTIHLALGMSFEDANGTNKSMLHWDMIKDMREQGEIYLDGKLFQKNGKF from the coding sequence ATGACCGATCCAAGAATTAAACAATTTGCAGATATTCTTGTTAATTATTCTACAAGAATTAAAAAAAATGATAATGTTTTGATTATTTTTGATTCGAATGCAAGCCCACTTGCACTAGAATGTTACAAACTTGCATTAAAAAACAAAGCAATAGTTAGACTAAAACCCAATTTGCCTAATTTTCAACATACATTTCTTAAATATGCGGGAGAGACTGCACTAACAAAGACTTCAAAAGTTGATTTATTAGAAGCGAAAGAAACAAATAAAATTATTCGCATTGGTGGAGAATATAATACTCGTGAGTTTTCAAATATTTCAAATGATACGTTATCAAAATTTAGAAAATCATTTTTCCCAATAAAAAAGATTTGGTTAAAAAATGATTGGGTCCTTACTAAATTTCCAACTAATGCACTCGCTCAAGATGCAGAAATGTCGTTAGAAGAATATGAAGATTTTGTTTTTTCAGCAGTTAATGTTGATTGGAATAAAATGAAAGTTCTTCAAAAAAAGATTAAACAACGCCTGGATAGTGCAAAACAAGTCAGAATTATTGGAAAAAATACTGATATTTCTTTTTCAATAAAAGATCGTCCAGCAGTTATGTGTTATGGCCAATGTAATATGCCTGATGGAGAAGTTTATGTATGCCCTTTAGAAAAAACTACTCAAGGTTTTATTGAATATTCATTTCCTGCAATTTATGAAGGAAAAGAAGTAGAAGGAATTAAATTAGAATTCAAAGACGGAAAAGTAATCAAAGCTACAGCGACCAAAAATCAAACATTGCTTACAAAAATGATTAATATCGATAGCGGTGCGAAATATCTTGGAGAATTTGGAATTGGACTAAATTTTGGAATTACTCAATTTACTAAACAAATATTATTTGATGAAAAAATTGGCGGAACAATTCATCTTGCTTTGGGTATGTCTTTTGAAGATGCAAATGGAACAAATAAATCAATGCTTCATTGGGATATGATTAAAGATATGCGCGAACAAGGAGAAATTTATCTCGACGGTAAACTATTTCAGAAGAATGGAAAATTTTAA
- a CDS encoding AAA family ATPase gives MGGYTESSLLERENKLLKETVNHLKKELDRYQHPPLLVAEVRDLMGDNAVLKLNNGNEFYVSVNSNLKDLTSGDAVLVEQKNLTIVKKIPVTKSFNVEKFVIVEKPNISWSKIGGLEQQRNELQEVVELPLKKPELFKKVGIQPPKGILLYGPPGTGKTLLAKAVASSTDSNFIEVVGSELVQKFIGEGAKLIKEIFQLARDKAPSIIFIDEIDALASRRIDIGTSGEREVQRTFMQLLAEIDGFKPLGDVKIIGCTNRKDILDLAITRPGRFDRLIEVPLPNAEGVEQIFKIHTKNMTLDSKIKLKELNKKLVGYSGAEIKAVCTEAGYFAIRANRTKILAKDFDEALIKVQREEELEGDDYMKMFG, from the coding sequence ATGGGAGGTTATACTGAAAGTTCATTATTAGAGCGAGAAAATAAATTGCTAAAAGAAACAGTTAACCATCTAAAAAAAGAATTAGATAGGTATCAACACCCTCCACTATTAGTTGCTGAAGTTCGTGATTTGATGGGTGATAATGCAGTTTTAAAATTAAATAATGGAAATGAGTTCTATGTATCTGTAAATTCAAATTTAAAAGATTTAACGTCTGGTGATGCAGTGTTAGTTGAACAAAAAAATCTTACCATTGTAAAAAAAATTCCAGTTACTAAATCATTCAATGTAGAAAAATTTGTGATTGTTGAAAAACCAAACATAAGTTGGTCAAAAATTGGCGGGTTAGAACAACAAAGAAATGAATTACAAGAAGTAGTTGAATTACCTTTGAAAAAACCTGAATTATTTAAAAAAGTAGGAATTCAACCTCCTAAAGGAATATTATTATATGGTCCTCCTGGAACTGGAAAAACATTACTTGCAAAAGCCGTAGCATCCAGTACTGATTCAAACTTTATTGAAGTTGTAGGAAGTGAACTTGTACAAAAATTTATTGGAGAAGGTGCAAAATTAATTAAAGAAATATTTCAATTGGCTAGAGATAAAGCTCCTTCAATTATTTTTATTGATGAAATTGACGCACTTGCTTCTAGAAGAATTGATATTGGAACTAGTGGGGAGAGAGAAGTTCAAAGAACATTTATGCAACTTCTTGCAGAAATTGATGGATTCAAACCATTAGGTGATGTAAAAATTATTGGTTGTACCAATCGAAAAGATATTTTAGATCTTGCAATAACTAGGCCAGGTAGGTTTGATAGATTAATTGAAGTACCACTTCCTAACGCTGAAGGTGTTGAACAAATATTTAAAATTCATACAAAAAATATGACTCTTGACTCTAAAATTAAATTAAAAGAACTTAATAAAAAATTAGTAGGATATAGTGGTGCGGAAATAAAAGCAGTTTGTACTGAAGCAGGATATTTTGCAATTCGTGCTAATAGAACAAAGATATTAGCAAAAGATTTTGATGAAGCACTTATTAAAGTTCAACGTGAAGAAGAACTTGAGGGTGACGACTATATGAAAATGTTTGGTTAA
- the pcn gene encoding proliferating cell nuclear antigen (pcna) has product MKLSLAEPNYLKDSVSIISELVNEASFKFTPNSIELIAMDPANVAMVIFKLLSSAFVEYKVEKETDIAINLNNLKQILRRAKSSDTLDLEIEESKLKITLRGKSTRKFFLPIIDLEEKEQRIPDLNFPVEIVTQTNILNDAIEDVDVVAESVSFMAENNTFIVKAEGDLSKAQIEIPGDEATRINVTSDDKIKAKYSIEYLKKMINASKLADTVTIRFNKDYPLKLDYVSIDKIFISFILAPRVENE; this is encoded by the coding sequence ATGAAATTAAGTTTAGCTGAACCAAACTATCTAAAAGATAGCGTATCAATTATTTCTGAGCTTGTAAATGAAGCATCATTCAAATTCACACCAAATTCAATAGAACTTATTGCTATGGATCCTGCAAATGTCGCAATGGTCATATTTAAGTTATTGAGCAGTGCATTTGTTGAATACAAGGTAGAAAAAGAAACAGATATTGCTATTAATTTGAACAATCTTAAACAAATTTTAAGAAGAGCAAAATCTAGTGATACATTAGATTTAGAAATTGAAGAAAGTAAATTAAAAATTACTCTAAGAGGAAAAAGTACTAGAAAATTCTTCTTACCAATTATTGACTTAGAAGAAAAAGAACAAAGAATTCCTGACCTAAATTTTCCTGTCGAAATTGTAACTCAAACAAATATACTAAATGATGCAATTGAAGATGTAGATGTTGTTGCAGAAAGCGTAAGTTTCATGGCCGAAAATAATACATTTATTGTAAAAGCAGAAGGAGATTTAAGTAAAGCACAAATTGAAATTCCAGGAGATGAAGCTACTCGTATTAATGTAACATCTGATGATAAAATAAAAGCAAAATATTCTATTGAATATTTGAAAAAAATGATTAATGCATCAAAACTTGCAGATACAGTAACAATTCGGTTTAATAAAGATTATCCGTTAAAACTCGATTATGTAAGTATTGATAAAATTTTCATAAGTTTTATTTTAGCTCCAAGAGTTGAGAACGAATAA
- a CDS encoding HIT domain-containing protein, translating into MNISDDLLLVKDQSFRLICENEYAICFHDFKAIHFGHCVVMLKRRVKHLFELNMHESKAFFELIEKASELVAKATGKNVIVLKNMGEFISHKEQVHFHILPSDYKFGDMYFTMHVVKKIEKRDRKLWTKEELTKVSEKIRNV; encoded by the coding sequence ATGAATATCTCAGATGATTTATTACTTGTGAAAGATCAATCATTTAGACTTATTTGTGAAAATGAATATGCAATTTGTTTTCACGATTTTAAGGCAATTCATTTTGGACATTGCGTCGTGATGCTTAAACGACGAGTTAAACATCTTTTTGAACTTAATATGCATGAAAGTAAAGCTTTTTTTGAACTCATTGAAAAAGCAAGTGAGTTGGTAGCTAAGGCAACTGGTAAAAATGTGATTGTTTTGAAAAATATGGGCGAGTTCATATCCCATAAAGAACAGGTTCATTTTCATATTCTTCCTTCTGATTACAAATTTGGCGATATGTATTTCACAATGCACGTTGTAAAAAAAATTGAAAAAAGAGATCGAAAGTTATGGACAAAAGAAGAATTGACAAAAGTTTCCGAAAAAATTAGAAATGTCTAA
- a CDS encoding divergent PAP2 family protein yields the protein MLSEFFSSKIVLATAITFLICHLVKFIYDSYKSKKLSWHSWYKTGGMPSSHSASVTALTMSVALFDSINAPLFFVSLVFSIVVIRDALGVRHTVDDLIKRVNKLVKTDKINVIAGHTKSQVLVGIILGLLIPILFKLLI from the coding sequence ATGTTATCAGAATTTTTTTCAAGTAAAATAGTTCTTGCAACCGCAATTACTTTTCTTATATGCCATTTAGTTAAGTTCATTTATGATAGCTATAAATCTAAAAAATTATCTTGGCATTCCTGGTATAAAACTGGAGGTATGCCTTCATCTCATTCCGCTTCAGTTACTGCGCTAACAATGAGCGTAGCATTATTTGATTCAATTAACGCACCACTTTTTTTTGTTTCATTAGTATTTTCAATCGTAGTTATTAGAGATGCTCTGGGCGTTAGACATACTGTTGATGATTTGATTAAAAGAGTTAATAAATTAGTAAAAACAGATAAAATTAATGTGATTGCAGGACATACTAAATCTCAAGTTCTCGTCGGAATAATATTAGGATTATTAATTCCAATTTTATTCAAACTACTTATTTAA
- a CDS encoding cysteine hydrolase, whose product MKSAILVIDMLSDFFLDKPMLNEKESLVKNINSLTKTARSKQIPIFFIRQEFLPDLSDAYYFMKKRKEYTTIKGTDGCAFVNGLVTEKTDHIITKKRFSAFFKTNLLSKLNKLGIDTLIITGIFSHACVRQTTIDAYQLDFNPILAKECISSWDKKHQKVTLDYLNLGLMIPLLSNSAIKRRI is encoded by the coding sequence ATGAAATCTGCAATTTTAGTTATAGACATGTTATCTGATTTTTTTTTAGACAAACCTATGTTAAATGAAAAAGAATCTTTGGTTAAAAATATTAATTCATTAACCAAAACTGCTAGATCTAAACAAATTCCTATTTTTTTTATCCGACAAGAATTTTTACCCGATCTTTCTGATGCGTATTATTTCATGAAAAAACGTAAAGAATACACAACAATCAAAGGAACTGACGGTTGTGCATTTGTTAATGGGTTAGTTACTGAAAAAACTGATCATATTATAACAAAAAAAAGATTTAGTGCTTTTTTTAAAACTAATTTATTGTCTAAGTTAAACAAATTAGGAATTGATACTTTAATTATAACTGGAATTTTTTCTCATGCGTGTGTTCGCCAAACAACAATTGATGCGTATCAATTAGATTTTAACCCTATTTTGGCAAAAGAATGTATTTCTTCTTGGGATAAAAAACATCAAAAAGTAACTTTAGATTATTTAAATTTAGGTTTGATGATTCCTTTATTATCTAATTCTGCAATTAAAAGAAGAATTTAG
- a CDS encoding MBL fold metallo-hydrolase: protein MISKVAKDVWKFTGDDMVNVYFLDFEQKIIVDCGNRCDSALIDQFLGKVTDFKFVEVVIFTHLHYDHIGNFDLFPNAKFYASSEEIADFKARKTVTGHLTEEFLKKLDLKLEVLPEKFNRLELIKTPGHTRGSICIWYPEESILFSGDTMFGNKMFGRTDLPTSSPGDLNKSIVKLVGYNYRILCSGHDY from the coding sequence ATGATTTCAAAAGTAGCAAAAGATGTATGGAAATTTACAGGAGATGACATGGTTAATGTCTATTTTTTAGATTTTGAACAAAAAATCATAGTTGATTGTGGGAATCGATGTGATAGTGCATTAATTGATCAGTTCTTAGGAAAAGTCACTGATTTTAAATTTGTGGAAGTAGTAATTTTTACTCATCTACATTATGATCATATAGGTAATTTTGATTTATTTCCTAATGCAAAATTTTATGCGTCTTCTGAAGAAATTGCAGATTTTAAAGCAAGAAAAACTGTAACTGGACATTTAACTGAAGAATTTTTAAAAAAATTAGATTTAAAATTAGAAGTTTTACCTGAAAAATTTAATCGATTAGAACTGATTAAAACTCCTGGGCATACTCGAGGATCAATATGTATTTGGTATCCTGAAGAAAGTATTCTTTTTAGTGGAGATACTATGTTTGGGAATAAAATGTTTGGAAGAACAGACCTACCCACATCATCACCGGGAGATTTAAATAAATCTATTGTAAAACTTGTGGGTTATAATTATCGAATTCTGTGTTCTGGACATGATTATTAA
- a CDS encoding DEAD/DEAH box helicase gives MGSIDAMEQVITQGGKFYNLTDFIYGKPSTTVINGRTNTRTMKTLDEMEKEFEKELEQKAKLEKLKQSTKTNSLKKSEKFEKISSNSVPNVKETSELLNTQLKPRLYQETILGTCSFNNTLVVLPTGMGKTMIAMLLAANRLKTFPNSKILVLAPTRPLVEQHLHTFRKHTNLTEDETVLFTGHVKPEKRAEQWKTAKAIFSTPQGLENDVLSGRIKLTEVSLIVFDEAHRATGDYSYVFLAKKYDSQATYSRVLALTASPGSDAEKIIEVCQNLKIEAVEVRTDEDPDVKPYIQDVELKWISVQFPEQFKKLHSYLQESYKSKIAQAKNYGYIKNGSSPSKTELLRVQGFLHKELSKGFKDEGLFKSISLIAEAMKVQHAIELIETQGVTPLVEYLDKLETEAVQGKSKAAKNLSIDINFKSAKIIATRLNEEGVEHPKVQTLVDLITKETINPNQKIILFNQYRDSALKLKTELDLAGISNQIFFGQAKKKGRGHSQKEQKQILNDFRFGKFQILISTSVGEEGLDIPKVDSVIFYEPIPSAIRTIQRRGRTGRSEKGKVFVLMTKGTRDEGYRWSAHHKEKRMYRVLEEIRKGFEKAGLTKQTQKYVKPLEKSESKLTDFISEKPLLIYADHREKSNTIVKEMSSQGIHIELKQLTLGDYQLSKRVIVELKKVSDFVDSIIDGRLLDQVKRLKSEVERPVIIIEGEENIYSQRKIHPNAIRGMIATITISFGIPIIQTRNVSETAALLLIMAKREQDEFSSEYSMHGSRKPITVKEQVEYIVSSLPGIGPGLAKPLLEKFKTIKNIVNATEDELKEVAKIGDKKAKEIQKVLTQEWI, from the coding sequence ATGGGATCAATTGATGCGATGGAACAAGTTATAACTCAAGGTGGTAAGTTTTATAATCTCACAGATTTTATTTATGGCAAACCCAGTACAACCGTTATTAATGGTAGAACTAATACAAGAACTATGAAAACTCTTGATGAAATGGAAAAAGAATTTGAGAAAGAGCTAGAACAAAAAGCTAAATTAGAAAAATTAAAACAATCAACTAAAACAAATTCATTAAAAAAATCTGAAAAATTTGAGAAGATAAGTTCAAATTCAGTACCTAATGTTAAAGAAACGTCTGAATTATTAAATACTCAATTAAAACCTAGATTGTATCAAGAAACAATACTTGGAACTTGCTCATTCAATAATACTTTAGTTGTTCTTCCAACTGGAATGGGAAAAACAATGATTGCAATGTTGCTTGCAGCAAATAGACTCAAAACATTTCCTAATTCTAAAATTTTAGTGCTTGCACCAACTAGACCTCTTGTTGAACAACATTTACATACATTTCGTAAGCACACTAACTTGACTGAAGATGAAACTGTTTTATTCACTGGACATGTTAAACCTGAAAAACGAGCAGAACAATGGAAAACTGCAAAAGCAATATTTAGTACACCACAAGGACTTGAAAATGATGTTTTAAGTGGCAGAATTAAACTTACTGAGGTGTCATTAATTGTTTTTGATGAAGCACATCGTGCGACAGGAGATTATAGTTATGTTTTCTTGGCAAAAAAATATGATTCTCAAGCGACCTATTCTCGAGTTTTAGCATTAACTGCAAGTCCTGGAAGCGATGCAGAAAAAATAATTGAAGTTTGTCAAAATTTAAAAATAGAAGCAGTCGAAGTAAGAACTGATGAAGATCCTGATGTGAAACCATATATTCAAGACGTAGAACTCAAATGGATTTCAGTACAATTTCCAGAACAATTTAAAAAATTACACTCTTATTTGCAAGAATCATATAAATCAAAAATTGCACAAGCAAAAAACTATGGTTATATTAAAAATGGTAGTTCGCCATCAAAAACAGAACTTCTTAGAGTGCAAGGATTTTTACATAAAGAACTTTCTAAAGGCTTTAAAGATGAAGGATTATTCAAATCAATATCTTTAATTGCGGAAGCTATGAAAGTTCAGCATGCAATTGAACTTATTGAAACTCAAGGAGTAACTCCGCTTGTTGAATATTTGGATAAATTAGAAACTGAAGCAGTTCAGGGAAAATCAAAAGCTGCAAAAAATCTTTCAATTGATATAAATTTTAAATCTGCAAAAATTATTGCAACAAGATTAAACGAAGAAGGAGTAGAACATCCAAAAGTTCAAACATTAGTTGATTTAATTACAAAAGAAACAATTAATCCAAATCAAAAAATAATCTTATTCAATCAGTACAGAGATAGTGCATTAAAACTTAAAACTGAATTAGATTTAGCAGGGATTTCAAATCAAATATTTTTTGGGCAAGCCAAGAAAAAAGGACGGGGCCATAGTCAAAAAGAGCAAAAACAAATTTTAAATGATTTTAGATTTGGAAAATTTCAAATATTAATTTCAACTAGTGTTGGTGAAGAAGGTCTTGATATTCCGAAAGTTGATTCTGTTATTTTTTATGAACCAATACCCTCAGCAATACGAACTATTCAGAGGCGAGGAAGAACTGGTCGAAGTGAAAAAGGTAAAGTATTTGTTTTAATGACTAAGGGTACGCGGGATGAAGGATATAGGTGGAGTGCACATCATAAAGAAAAAAGAATGTATCGTGTTTTAGAAGAAATAAGGAAAGGATTTGAAAAAGCAGGACTTACCAAACAAACACAAAAATATGTTAAACCTTTAGAAAAATCCGAATCAAAATTAACTGATTTTATTTCAGAAAAACCTTTGCTAATTTATGCAGATCATCGAGAAAAATCAAATACAATAGTTAAAGAAATGTCATCTCAAGGAATTCACATTGAACTTAAACAATTAACACTTGGGGATTATCAACTTTCTAAACGAGTTATTGTCGAACTCAAAAAAGTTTCTGATTTTGTAGACTCAATAATTGATGGTAGATTACTTGATCAAGTAAAACGACTCAAAAGTGAAGTTGAAAGACCAGTTATCATAATTGAAGGTGAAGAAAATATTTATTCACAACGAAAAATTCATCCGAATGCAATCAGGGGAATGATTGCAACAATTACAATTAGTTTTGGGATCCCAATAATTCAAACAAGAAATGTGTCAGAAACTGCAGCATTATTATTGATCATGGCTAAACGTGAACAAGATGAGTTTAGTAGTGAATATTCTATGCATGGATCTCGTAAACCAATTACTGTGAAAGAACAAGTGGAATATATTGTTAGTTCGCTACCAGGAATTGGTCCTGGACTTGCAAAACCATTACTTGAAAAGTTTAAGACAATTAAAAATATTGTTAATGCAACTGAAGATGAATTAAAAGAAGTTGCAAAAATAGGAGATAAAAAAGCTAAAGAAATACAAAAAGTTTTAACTCAAGAATGGATTTGA